A genomic stretch from Telopea speciosissima isolate NSW1024214 ecotype Mountain lineage chromosome 7, Tspe_v1, whole genome shotgun sequence includes:
- the LOC122668956 gene encoding 50S ribosomal protein L3, chloroplastic-like, translating into MSCEAGIGVMGTKLGMMTYFEPEGTAVPVTVIGFREGNIVTQLKTESTDGYNAVQVGYRRVRDKKLTKPEMGHLNKAGAIPMRHLQEFRLVCVEDLEPNQRLIVDEIFNEGDLVDISGKSIGKGFQGGIKRHNFRRGPMTHGSKSHRALGSIGAGTTPGHVYKGKKMPGRMGGTKTKIRKLKVMKIDNELRIVMVKGAVPGKPGNLLRITPAKIVGKNIPKN; encoded by the exons ATGAGCTGTGAAGCCGGAATTGGAGTAATGGGTACAAAGCTCGGAATGATGACCTACTTCGAGCCTGAGGGAACTGCTGTTCCAGTGACAGTAATCGGTTTCAGAGAAGGAAACATCGTGACTCAATTGAAAACGGAGTCCACTGATGGCTACAATGCAGTTCAAGTAGGGTATCGACGCGTCAGAGACAAGAAGCTCACGAAACCTGAAATGGGTCACCTCAACAAGGCGGGAGCCATTCCCATGAGGCATCTGCAGGAGTTTCGTCTTGTCTGTGTTGAGGACTTGGAGCCCAATCAGAGACTCATCGTTGATGAAATTTTCAATGAAGGTGATCTTGTTGATATCTCCGGAAAATCCATCGGCAAGGGCTTCCAAG GTGGGATCAAAAGGCATAATTTCCGGCGAGGTCCGATGACTCACGGTTCAAAGAGTCACAGAGCATTGGGTTCCATTGGAGCTGGAACAACGCCTGGACATGTTTATAAAGGGAAGAAGATGCCTGGAAGGATGGGAGGAACGAAGACGAAGATCAGGAAGCTGAAGGTTATGAAGATTGATAATGAACTCAGGATTGTGATGGTTAAAGGTGCGGTTCCTGGGAAGCCTGGGAATCTTCTGCGGATTACGCCGGCGAAGATTGTGGGGAAGAACATACCCAAGAATTAG